Below is a genomic region from Marinobacter salarius.
TCCAGCAACTGGGCGCCATAGGAGCCGATGATTCCCACCTGCGGATAATGGATATGGGTATCGACGAAGCCCGGGGTTATCAGGGCATCCTCGTAGTGAACGACCTCGACTTCAGGAGACAGTGATGGCAACAGGCTCTCGGCCGTGCCTATCTCGACGACCGTGCCGTCCTCGACCACTAACAGGCCATCTTCAAAATACTCGTAGGAACGTTCCGCACCCACCACGCCCGGGTCGGCGATGCAGTGGAAAACAGAGGCACGGTAGGCTTTGCGCTGGGACATGGTCACTCTCGTCAGTCTTGTTGTCGCATTGGTATTGTTGGCGACGATTGGATTGCGTGTCTCAGGGAAATTTAAACAGGATTGGTAGCCTGGTCAATAAAAAACTGACCAATAAGTCAGGAAATTTTCAAGACCGAACGCCATCGAAGGCATACGACGGGCGGTATGCCAGGCATTCCGGAGTCAGGCGTTAAGGCTCGGCGAGGCCACAACCGCGCAGGATGACAGACGTCAGGAAATCCGCAGCGTGCTGAAAGTCACTTTCGGTGTATTCGCTCTTGTCCTCAATCGCGAGGATCTGGACCTGGAAGTCAGCGTAGTGTTGCGTGGATGACCAGATCAGGAGGATGAGTTGCACCGGATCAACGGGCGCCATTCGCCCCGCGTCGATCCACTGCTGAATCACACCCGCTCGCGCCTGCACCCACTCCCGCATGGTCGTAGACAGATGGTCCTTGAGGACCGGCGCCCCCTGAATAATTTCCAGCGCAAACAGGCGCGATGCCAGGGGGTGGGTCCTGGATAGCTCTACCTTGGCGTGAATAAAACTGGCCAGGGTCGTGGCGGGGTCATCTTCTGGCTGTATCTTCGAGAACATCTCATTCCACCGCCCCATGATGTCATCCATCAACGCGTAGTAGATGCGTTTTTTATTGCTGAAATAGTAAAGCACGTTGGATTTCGGCAGCCCCGCCCTGTCCGCAATCTTCTGAACGGTGGTTGCCCCGAAGCCGTTCTGGGAAAACTCCTTTTCCGCGGCCATCAGAATACGCTCACGATTGCGCTCACGGATTCGGCCCGGACGCACTTTCTTGCGCTTGCTGCCTGATGACGTTGTTCGCTTCGTTTCGGGGGAGTCTGGTTCGATTTGACGGGTCATGGTGTCGAGTAGCTTCAGGTTGGAACGTCGAGGCTCCGACGATAGCCGATCTCTGTGCGGCAATCAAAGGAATAGTCTTTACACAAAAAACTGGACTATTTGGTCAGGAAATTGTAAAAAGAATAACGGGCCCATGTGACTTTTGGCATCCGTGATGCGGCATCGCCTGTGCAACTACTGAAATCAATCAAGGGCTTACGCCAATGACTCTGATGCTCAGTCTTAAACAAAGAGAAAAGCAGAAAGAGACAGGCGCAAGTGCAGAAGAGCGGGAAAATTTGTGATCAGATTCTACTTGAACGGCCAACTACAAAAACTCAACCAAGTCGACCCGAATCTAAGCATCCTCGACTGGCTGCGCACCAGGAAGCGACTGACAGGCACCAAGGAAGGCTGCGCATCGGGTGACTGCGGGGCTTGCACCGTGGTGATCGGATCGCCCGACCCTGAGCAGTCCGGGCAACTCCGCTACGACAGCGTGAACAGCTGCATCGCGCTCGTCGGAAGCCTGCATGGCAAACATCTGGTGACCGTCGACGCGCTAACCCAGGAGCCAGCTCACCCGGTACAGAAGGAGATGGTGGAGTGTCACGGAGCCCAGTGCGGCTTCTGCACACCAGGCATCATCATGTCGCTGTTTGCCCTGCATACAGAAAGCGCAGCGAACGGTTCCGTGCCCGACGACGACGCCTTATTGGAGGCGCTGTCCGGCAACCTTTGCCGCTGCACGGGTTACCGGCCAATCATCGAGGCCGGGCGTCGGGCTTGCGTGCAAACGTGGGAACCCGGCACCGGTAACGCGGTTCTGAGCCGAAGCAGTGCGCTCAGCGGCCCGGATGGCGCGGCTCCGAACAACCCCGCGCCGGGCCTTAGCGGCATAGCCTGGCTGCAGAACCCCGAAATGATCGCCGACCTGTTAAGCGTACAGAATACGGCTGGCGAACTCACCGACGATCACGGCTACCGATACGATGCGCCAGCCACTCTGGACGCGCTTCGTGGACTATGCCGTCAGTTTCCCAAGGCAAGGTTGATTGCCGGCGGCACCGACCTGTCCCTTGAAATCACCCAACAGCTCAAAGACCTTGATCACCTGATCGGTCTGAGTGGCATCAAGGAGCTACAGGAGATCCACGAGGACGAAGACGGGATCTATCTCGGAGCCGGAGTGACCTACCGCGCCATGTTCCATAAGCTCGAGGAGCGTTGGCCGCACTTCGGGCCGATGCTGGAGCGCCTGGGTTCACGCCAGATCCGCAACCGCGGGACTGTTGGGGGCAATATCGGGAACGCTTCGCCAATCGGCGACATGCCGCCCGCACTGATTGCGCTGGGCGCAGAGCTCGACCTGGACAGCGTTGATGGCACCCGGCGCCTGCGCCTTGAGGACTTCTTCCACGGCTACAAGCAGACCGACCTCCAGCCTCACGAATTCATTCGGGGCACCTGGATCCCCAACCCGGCACCTGACGAAAAGCTGTTCATCTATAAAGTCTCCAAGCGCATTGATGACGACATTTCGGCAGTGCTGGGTGCCTTTTGGCTCAAGCGCGACGGCGAAACAATCAAGGACTGCCGACTGGCCTTTGGCGGGATGGCGGCAACGCCAAAGCGGGCCAGTGGCGCTGAAGCGGCGCTTCGAGGCCAGCCCTGGAATGC
It encodes:
- the xdhA gene encoding xanthine dehydrogenase small subunit, producing MIRFYLNGQLQKLNQVDPNLSILDWLRTRKRLTGTKEGCASGDCGACTVVIGSPDPEQSGQLRYDSVNSCIALVGSLHGKHLVTVDALTQEPAHPVQKEMVECHGAQCGFCTPGIIMSLFALHTESAANGSVPDDDALLEALSGNLCRCTGYRPIIEAGRRACVQTWEPGTGNAVLSRSSALSGPDGAAPNNPAPGLSGIAWLQNPEMIADLLSVQNTAGELTDDHGYRYDAPATLDALRGLCRQFPKARLIAGGTDLSLEITQQLKDLDHLIGLSGIKELQEIHEDEDGIYLGAGVTYRAMFHKLEERWPHFGPMLERLGSRQIRNRGTVGGNIGNASPIGDMPPALIALGAELDLDSVDGTRRLRLEDFFHGYKQTDLQPHEFIRGTWIPNPAPDEKLFIYKVSKRIDDDISAVLGAFWLKRDGETIKDCRLAFGGMAATPKRASGAEAALRGQPWNADTVAAAIAALELEFEPMTDVRGSAAYRLQVAGNLLRRAFLESTQDTTTTNQPLMVTDYA
- a CDS encoding TetR/AcrR family transcriptional regulator, yielding MTRQIEPDSPETKRTTSSGSKRKKVRPGRIRERNRERILMAAEKEFSQNGFGATTVQKIADRAGLPKSNVLYYFSNKKRIYYALMDDIMGRWNEMFSKIQPEDDPATTLASFIHAKVELSRTHPLASRLFALEIIQGAPVLKDHLSTTMREWVQARAGVIQQWIDAGRMAPVDPVQLILLIWSSTQHYADFQVQILAIEDKSEYTESDFQHAADFLTSVILRGCGLAEP